A window from Setaria italica strain Yugu1 chromosome VIII, Setaria_italica_v2.0, whole genome shotgun sequence encodes these proteins:
- the LOC111258190 gene encoding agmatine coumaroyltransferase-like, producing the protein MAAAPDDDAAGGSSSRFRLRVVDTALVTPAGPALPPLSLPLTFFDVKWLHLPPVERVFFYRLSSQEAANADTILATFKDSLSQALRVFYPLAGHIVLPVASRHELVYRPGDAVPFTTAEYDLDMDDLVSYDDPVSVRRLAPLVPQLPKGRAVLAVQATLLLRRQSLALGVTVHHSACDGASSTHFLHTWAAAARAGAPPPPPPVIVDRIPDSRGLYDIYLKSLPPIISDDAFEFVSKPPSSFEDRLLATFTLPRSLQESIKGVVASEAARRGITPPRCSSMLATYAFIWSCYCRSRSGSGSKTTSYFLFSVDHRARLMKSAVPATYFGNCLCPAIATAPEEEVAAAGIAGLLAACAALAAALEEEVREGAQDTWHACVDRVKQAVASGSLLSVAGSPRFRVYDVDFGLGRPAKVEMVSAAKSGAMPISEARVGGGVEVGVSLTAADGAMERFQKSFADGIACLSLCD; encoded by the coding sequence atggcggcggcgcctgatgatgatgccgccggcggcagcagcagccgcttCCGCCTCCGCGTGGTGGACACCGCCCTGGTGACGCCCGCTGGTCCCGCACTGCCGCCGCTCTCCCTCCCGCTAACCTTCTTTGACGTCAAGTGGCTCCACCTCCCCCCGGTCGAGCGCGTCTTCTTCTACCGCCTCTCCTCCCAGGAGGCGGCCAACGCCGACACCATCCTCGCCACCTTTAAGGACTCTCTGTCCCAGGCTCTCCGCGTCTTCTACCCGCTGGCCGGGCACATCGTCCTCCCGGTGGCGAGCCGCCACGAGCTCGTGTACCGCCCGGGCGACGCCGTCCCCTTCACCACTGCCGAATACGACCTGGACATGGATGACCTCGTCTCCTACGACGACCCCGTCAGCGTGAGGAGGTTGGCCCCGCTCGTGCCGCAGCTGCCCAAGGGCCGCGCCGTGCTGGCCGTGCAGGCCACTCTCTTGCTCCGCCGCCAGAGCCTCGCCCTTGGCGTCACCGTCCACCACTCCGCCTGCGACGGCGCCAGCTCCACGCACTTCCTCCACACCTGGGCCGCAGCGGCGCGCGCcggagcgccaccgccaccgcccccggTCATCGTCGACCGCATCCCGGACTCCAGGGGCCTCTACGACATCTACCTCAAAAGCCTGCCGCCGATCATCTCCGACGACGCCTTCGAGTTCGTCAGCAAGCCGCCCAGCTCCTTCGAGGACAGGCTCCTGGCAACGTTCACGCTGCCCCGGAGCCTGCAGGAGAGCATCAAGGGCGTCGTCGCCAGCGAGGCGGCGCGACGCGGCATCACGCCGCCACGGTGCTCGTCCATGCTCGCCACCTACGCCTTTATCTGGTCCTGCTACTGCCGAagccgcagcggcagcggcagcaaaaCCACCAGCTACTTCCTCTTCTCCGTGGATCATCGCGCTCGGCTGATGAAGTCGGCCGTCCCAGCCACCTACTTTGGCAACTGCCTCTGCCCGGCCATCGCCAccgcgccggaggaggaggtggcggccgcGGGCATTGCCGGCCTGCTGGCGGCCtgcgcggcgctggcggcggcgttggaggaggaggtgcgcgAGGGGGCGCAGGACACGTGGCACGCCTGCGTGGACCGAGTCAAACAGGCCGTGGCCAGCGGGTCCCTCCTGTCCGTGGCCGGCTCGCCCAGGTTCCGAGTCTACGACGTCGACTTTGGCttgggccggccggccaaggTGGAGATGGTGTCGGCGGCCAAGAGCGGCGCCATGCCGATCTCCGAGGcacgcgtcggcggcggcgtcgaggtggGCGTCTCTCTGACGGCGGCCGATGGTGCCATGGAGCGGTTCCAAAAGAGTTTCGCCGACGGCATCGCCTGCCTCTCTCTCTGCGACTAG
- the LOC101768899 gene encoding probable receptor-like protein kinase At5g20050, whose translation MTGDFRSMVGCSGSNEVFRGVLDGSTVVAIKRITSNKPVDEADFLREVSIIASVHHYSLVRQYLVYPFFEHGSLEWWLFNGEEWRRLLPWLARRRITVDVARALPYLHHNCHRRIVHLDIKPANIFLPFRESDANQARHRRGIESASVLGSRLRD comes from the exons ATGACCGGGGACTTCAGAAGCATGGTGGGCTGCAGTGGCTCCAACGAAGTCTTTCGAGGCGTCCTCGATGGCAGCACAGTGGTCGCCATCAAGCGGATCACCAGCAACAAGCCCGTCGATGAGGCCGACTTCCTGAGAGAGGTCTCCATCATCGCAAGCGTGCACCACTACAGCCTGGTACG CCAGTACCTGGTGTACCCGTTCTTCGAGCACGGGTCGCTGGAATGGTGGCTGTTCAACGGCGAGGAATGGCGGCGCCTCCTGCCATGGCTGGCGCGGCGACGCATCACCGTTGACGTCGCTAGAGCGCTCCCGTACCTCCACCACAATTGCCACCGGCGTATCGTCCACCTTGACATCAAGCCGGCCAACATCTTCCTCCCGTTTCGTGAGTCTGATGCCAACCAAGCACGCCACCGGAGAGGAATTGAATCCGCCTCGGTCCTAGGCTCCCGGCTTCGAGATTGA
- the LOC101768500 gene encoding spidroin-1: protein MVGAGLHGHEARSRSRGRRRMAVKPHEQPPLKALLSHGLEGWSGVAGAAMGGDTGAGDVTCGSRRAGCGRDWRGGKSRRCGWRSGKLGPTMAAPGEGGSGVILGAGVGVVAEGEAIGDSAEAMGGFAVRDQAGGGGSGAILGAGVGVKAGACAAAVTARSAMVAATTANREREVCGRKNLREERERGRVQQEERGTTFRRSWIH, encoded by the exons ATGGTCGGAGCAGGACTCCACGGGCACGAGGCCAGGAGCAGGTCGCGCGGCAGGAGGAGGATGGCCGTCAAGCCTCACGAGCAGCCACCACTCAAGGCCTTGTTGAGCCACGGCCTGGAGGGGTGGAGCGGGGTTGCTGGCGCTGCCATGGGAGGGGACACCGGCGCAGGCGATGTCACATGTGGTAGCCGACGGGCGGGGTGCGGACGCGACTGGAGGGGTGGGAAGAGCCGCCGGTGCGGCTGGCGCAGCGGGAAGCTCGGCCCGACCATGGCCGC ACCCGGGGAAGGCGGCAGCGGGGTCATCCTGGGTGCCGGTGTGGGCGTTGTGGCCGAGGGAGAGGCCATCGGGGATAGCGCCGAGGCGATGGGCGGCTTCGCGGTCAGGGACCAAGCCGGGGGAGGTGGCAGCGGGGCCATCCTGGGCGCCGGGGTGGGCGTCAAGGCTGGGGCCTGCGCGGCCGCGGTGACGGCGAGAAGCGCGATGGTGGCGGCGACCACGGCGAATCGGGAGAGAGAGGTTTGCGGGAGGAAGAACCTGCGggaggaaagagagagagggagagtgcAGCAGGAGGAGAGAGGGACCACGTTTAGGAGAAGTTGGATCCATTAG